Proteins found in one Subtercola endophyticus genomic segment:
- a CDS encoding DUF5684 domain-containing protein — translation MQSHDAIVLARQVVEAAGGASNPGQTTGQVIGLLLGLLTIVGMWVTFQKAGRHGWAAIIPVYNLYTLIKITGRSGWWLLLFIIPLVNVVVYIVIVLDVAASFGKGVLFGAFGLWLFPFVGFPVLGFGSARYEGTPLF, via the coding sequence GTGCAGAGTCATGACGCAATCGTTCTCGCCCGCCAGGTCGTCGAGGCCGCTGGGGGTGCATCCAACCCGGGGCAGACCACCGGCCAGGTCATCGGTCTGCTGCTCGGGCTGCTCACCATCGTGGGCATGTGGGTCACGTTTCAGAAGGCGGGGCGCCACGGCTGGGCCGCGATCATCCCGGTCTACAACCTGTACACGCTGATCAAGATCACGGGGCGGTCGGGCTGGTGGCTGCTGCTGTTCATCATTCCGCTGGTGAATGTCGTGGTGTACATCGTGATCGTTCTCGACGTCGCCGCGTCGTTCGGCAAGGGTGTGCTCTTCGGCGCGTTCGGGCTGTGGCTGTTTCCGTTCGTGGGGTTTCCGGTGCTCGGCTTCGGCTCAGCGCGGTACGAGGGTACGCCGCTGTTCTGA
- a CDS encoding IS256 family transposase: MALDNSALLELLGQLKLTDVSDRVRVATETLYQELIDAEAAAFIGAGPYERSTDRVTQRNGVRQRLLTTTAGDLQLKIPKLRAGTFFPSLLERRRRVDQALFAVVMEAYLHGVSTRKVDDLVKALGADTGISKSEVSRICADLDQEVAAFRDRDLTGQAYPYVFLDATYCKARVNHRVVSQAIVVAVGVAADGHREVLGFDVGDSENEAFWTEFLRGLKARGLNGVRLVISDAHAGLIKAITVTVQGASWQRCRVHFMRNVLAVIPKGSQEMVGSIIRTIFAQPDKEHVNGQFDEVTKMLERSHPKVATMLNDARPDLLAFASFPPKHWRQIWSTNPLERVNKEIKRRTDVVGVFPNPAAMLRLAGSVLVEQHDEWEAGERRYFSEASMKELDTTLNEVEEVVVIPELAAA, translated from the coding sequence ATGGCTCTGGATAATTCTGCCTTGCTCGAGCTGCTTGGCCAACTGAAACTCACTGATGTCAGCGACCGGGTCAGGGTCGCGACCGAAACGCTGTACCAGGAACTGATCGACGCGGAAGCTGCCGCGTTCATCGGCGCCGGACCCTACGAACGCAGTACCGATCGGGTCACGCAACGAAACGGGGTCCGGCAACGCCTGCTGACCACGACGGCTGGGGATCTGCAGTTGAAGATCCCGAAACTGCGGGCGGGCACGTTCTTCCCGTCGCTGCTGGAACGCCGCCGACGGGTTGATCAGGCTTTGTTCGCGGTCGTGATGGAGGCGTACCTGCACGGCGTCTCGACCCGAAAGGTCGATGACCTCGTGAAAGCGCTCGGCGCTGACACGGGCATATCGAAGTCGGAGGTGTCACGCATCTGCGCTGACCTCGACCAGGAGGTTGCTGCGTTCCGGGATCGTGACCTGACCGGGCAGGCATACCCGTACGTGTTCCTCGACGCGACGTACTGCAAAGCACGCGTGAATCATCGGGTCGTGTCACAGGCGATCGTTGTCGCGGTCGGTGTCGCCGCTGACGGGCACCGTGAAGTCCTCGGTTTCGACGTCGGTGACAGCGAAAACGAGGCATTCTGGACCGAGTTCCTCCGCGGCCTGAAAGCCCGCGGCCTGAACGGCGTGAGGCTCGTGATCTCCGACGCGCACGCCGGCCTGATCAAGGCGATCACCGTGACGGTGCAGGGTGCGTCGTGGCAGCGGTGCCGGGTGCATTTCATGCGCAACGTGCTCGCGGTGATCCCGAAAGGATCGCAGGAGATGGTTGGCTCGATCATTCGCACGATCTTCGCCCAACCCGACAAAGAGCACGTGAACGGCCAGTTCGACGAGGTCACGAAAATGCTGGAACGCTCCCACCCGAAAGTCGCGACGATGCTGAACGACGCCCGCCCGGACCTGCTCGCGTTCGCGAGCTTCCCGCCGAAGCATTGGCGTCAGATCTGGTCCACGAACCCGCTGGAACGGGTGAACAAAGAAATCAAACGCCGCACCGACGTCGTCGGCGTGTTCCCGAACCCAGCAGCGATGCTCCGCCTCGCCGGATCTGTCCTCGTCGAGCAGCACGACGAATGGGAAGCCGGCGAGCGACGCTACTTTTCCGAAGCCTCAATGAAGGAACTCGACACCACACTCAACGAGGTCGAGGAGGTGGTTGTTATCCCAGAACTCGCTGCCGCATAA
- a CDS encoding DUF2283 domain-containing protein produces MKITYDKFADAVYIQLAESIAPGGVANVYLCDPDQMGGIVNIDLDEAGQIIGLEILTASSMLPKNVLDEADGIGDGAVSETKLSGSS; encoded by the coding sequence ATGAAAATCACCTATGACAAATTTGCTGACGCCGTTTACATACAGTTGGCCGAGTCAATTGCCCCGGGCGGCGTTGCCAATGTGTATTTGTGTGACCCGGATCAGATGGGCGGCATCGTCAACATCGACCTCGATGAGGCAGGACAGATCATAGGATTAGAAATCCTGACTGCCAGTTCGATGCTCCCAAAGAATGTGCTCGACGAGGCCGACGGCATCGGCGATGGCGCGGTGTCCGAAACAAAGCTTTCTGGTTCAAGCTGA
- a CDS encoding tetratricopeptide repeat protein, producing MQRSNDPLLWRAIIYLESGRAQEAQKIIAEHLSLRPDDVEALIILSRALIQLDDSAGAVKVASRASSIVPNDARAWRAVAAALSNLNRYEEARDSALTCLRLEPTSWAALRETHQAACVSIWFKAILRISATALGTALSASHMEPENAKTWRVLATAFSHAAYHDNARVSALRSLRLDQLPWWRTVQLRMTTKASIVSPIGALSRRELLFVWLQISPMLIWRWETLP from the coding sequence ATGCAAAGATCTAATGATCCCTTGCTTTGGCGCGCGATTATTTATCTGGAATCGGGTAGGGCGCAGGAAGCGCAGAAGATAATCGCTGAGCATCTGTCTTTGCGGCCGGATGACGTTGAAGCTCTGATCATTCTCAGTCGGGCTCTCATCCAGTTAGATGATTCCGCGGGCGCGGTGAAGGTGGCCTCGCGTGCCTCGAGTATCGTGCCGAATGATGCTAGGGCATGGAGGGCGGTTGCGGCGGCACTTTCGAATCTAAACCGATATGAGGAGGCTCGAGATAGCGCACTGACATGTTTGCGACTGGAACCGACCTCGTGGGCGGCGCTGAGGGAAACCCATCAGGCAGCATGCGTCTCGATCTGGTTCAAGGCGATATTGCGCATCTCTGCAACAGCATTAGGGACGGCCTTATCTGCCTCACATATGGAGCCAGAAAACGCTAAGACCTGGAGAGTGCTAGCGACAGCATTTTCGCATGCGGCCTATCACGATAATGCCCGCGTCAGTGCACTGAGATCTCTCCGCCTGGATCAACTTCCTTGGTGGCGCACGGTGCAGTTGCGGATGACGACGAAAGCGAGCATCGTGTCACCGATCGGGGCCTTAAGTCGGCGCGAGCTGCTGTTCGTCTGGCTCCAAATCAGCCCGATGCTTATCTGGCGTTGGGAAACTTTGCCTTGA
- a CDS encoding RHS repeat domain-containing protein codes for MKNLSNRVIRTTALGVTIAVTAATLTGTSALSAAAASIPPAPFDGTLVPGSSAPMLPTPPTPASSASTATVESALPASGSYTLATPTKVGSVPLTTQTATGGTPAAMAGDWSPLGSTGLSIAPATTANVAMGTTAQSLIGQPVQSVSATVLDANTAAKHGLTGLVLQLARNDKTDTVAPVGVRIPTSLLAGLYGADFAARTRWVQIPFDATGTDPSAQTTVAATSDAADNAIVVTPQVSSAAVMLTALSTPVSSTGTGSFSATSLKPASSWDVSAQTGDFSWSYPMSVPPAAAGLSPSVNLTYDSQSVDGETGSSNNQPSAVGDGWSLGGSGFIERTYVSCSQDNGASGPVTTSGDLCWKTDNATLSLGGHTGQLVKDAGTGAWRLQSDDGSRIEHLVGTAAGCAANGTYDTDCWRLTTRDGTQYYFGLNQLPGWATGKPTTNSTFTVPVYGNDSGEPCHAATFAASACTQAWRWNLDYVVDAHNNAEALYYDTETNKYSQNGGTAVSYIRGGQLDHIDYGMTAATIYSANAASDKVAFGYDQYGRCSDTTHANCTTETITSAPVTAAHPTSYPDVPFDQFCNGSTCPNLVSPTFWTTGMLDTVTTKVLKSGAYSNVDVWTLGHSFPDPGDGTNAALWLTQVAHSGYDGANSLPEPTTMFTGATMQNRVWVINGLAPLDKWRISSILTSTGAVISVSYSAQQCDATSAPAIEASPQSNTSRCFPQWWTPQIVPAVAATEDLFHKYVVTKVISNPKTGGDNDKPQETDYNYTGTPAWRYDTSPLTPDSQKTWSQYAGYNTVEIRVGDPGTPAKQQTTDYTFYQGMDGDRATATGGAKTVKVTGSTTLDDSRWFAGSTREVKVLNGVGGAVVSDTVNTPWAGPITANDNTLTARMTGQQETLLTEPVSTGGNRTTDTTTGYDSAYGLPTTANTTTSDAGSTCTTTSYAPANTTAWLIGLPDETAKVGVACANVATAVYPAAAVSDTRTIYDNLAWAATPTKGDATTTKIVSSYTGSAAATAVWTTSGKAAYDSLGRTTSTTDIMNHTTTTAYTPATSAAGSGGLTKTVTTNTLGWTNTETFNPSWGAETSATDQNANVTTATYDPLGHRTAVWLPTWPQAANPNTPSISYAYTLSQTSPNAVATTVLKGGQNVEQFTLYDGLGRQVQTQAASYGGTLVTDTDYDAAGMVYLTNNPYSEPTTAMSAALFIGYNAQNIDSSVSTDYDGAGRALHTILNHGGVERYRTTNTYLGADRVDTVPPAGGTPTSSYTNTLGEKTRLVQYLAPTISGTQEATTYGYNPGGNMTSMTDPAGNNWTWAFNVLGQQTQAVDPDTGTTNSTYDLAGNTLTTTDSRGITLAYSYDALNRKTGQYQNAVGAAGLELASWNYDTATGGKGQLTSSSSYTGSTAGNPGLAYTDTISGYDGLYDPAGETISIPTGAPAFGGTTYSTSMYYKVDGSIAEKDYPATGGIAGESLRYLYDSLGNTYASGGLTTYGLMFYSPLGQVSQIKKNGTTTQTTGYAYDPSSGATSEISDSTTTAAVTTMQSDRMYTHDNAGNVTSDKTTGTATDTQCYTYDYLQDLTAFWTPTSNNCATTPTSTTIGGAAPLWKTYTVDPATGNRTSVVGHATTGTGVDTTKTYTYPAATTSHPHAVSNVAATTSGTTTNLGYGYDNAGDTTTRPGQSLTYTPTGKVATDTVGTSVQTDVYDASGSLLLQKDSSNGATLYLGDTQIRIANGATAQSVVRTYALKGIPVAERISAAGSTTSAVYWLGNDIDGTPDLETNATTGVITHRYQDPYGNTRGAAATWSSQNQYLDDPTSGLTGLTQIGARAYDPTIGKFLTVDAVLSPFIPAQNNGYDYAGNSPITNTDPSGNCFTIDDSICAGHAPTNSKYNPGANDNHGGGTPPAPGNGGGGGGGSSGGGAPGGTVTQSGKGCQATGTTGCLSTTKTATPQQLQTARTNANQAIQGLLAVGIVIGALCVTATFGLCTPAEAGIAAAEGAVGAVDVAEGVEAGGGQLAQDAAVNPAAPRELLLDRPVGGSASQNAFVQDRIGALQENGATEFRVNQQQVDLSGNRVGINRPDLQYTMNGQRYYEEFDVPPSLRAAGHEQRILSNDPDGVVQLFEVK; via the coding sequence ATGAAGAACCTCTCGAACCGGGTCATACGCACCACCGCGCTCGGCGTGACGATCGCGGTCACCGCGGCAACTTTGACCGGGACCAGCGCGCTCTCGGCGGCAGCGGCGAGCATCCCACCCGCGCCTTTCGATGGAACCCTCGTTCCTGGCAGCTCCGCACCAATGCTGCCCACGCCGCCGACACCGGCATCTTCAGCGAGCACTGCCACGGTAGAGTCTGCGCTCCCCGCTTCTGGCTCCTACACACTCGCAACACCGACAAAAGTGGGCTCCGTACCTCTGACGACTCAAACCGCTACCGGCGGCACACCAGCAGCCATGGCGGGCGACTGGTCTCCGCTCGGCTCCACCGGGCTCAGCATCGCGCCGGCGACCACCGCGAACGTCGCCATGGGAACGACTGCGCAAAGCCTGATCGGTCAGCCCGTGCAATCAGTGAGCGCCACTGTGTTGGACGCGAATACGGCAGCCAAACACGGCCTCACCGGGCTCGTGCTACAACTTGCCCGCAACGACAAGACCGACACCGTAGCACCGGTCGGGGTGCGCATCCCGACTAGTCTGCTCGCCGGTTTGTATGGCGCCGACTTCGCAGCCCGCACCCGATGGGTGCAGATCCCGTTCGACGCGACCGGTACAGATCCGAGCGCGCAGACAACTGTCGCTGCGACCTCTGACGCCGCAGATAACGCGATCGTCGTCACCCCGCAGGTTTCCTCCGCCGCGGTGATGCTGACAGCCCTGTCGACGCCGGTGTCTTCGACCGGGACCGGGTCGTTCTCGGCAACCTCATTGAAACCCGCGTCGTCGTGGGACGTGTCCGCACAGACGGGTGACTTCTCGTGGTCTTATCCGATGAGTGTTCCGCCCGCCGCGGCCGGCCTCTCACCGAGCGTAAATCTTACCTATGACTCGCAGTCCGTCGACGGAGAGACCGGGTCGAGCAACAACCAACCCTCTGCGGTCGGCGATGGGTGGTCGCTCGGCGGCAGTGGTTTCATCGAACGCACCTACGTTTCCTGTTCCCAAGACAATGGCGCCTCCGGCCCCGTCACCACCTCCGGGGATCTCTGCTGGAAAACCGACAACGCTACCCTGTCTCTCGGTGGCCACACCGGGCAGCTCGTGAAAGACGCCGGCACCGGCGCATGGAGATTGCAATCCGACGATGGATCCCGCATCGAGCATCTCGTTGGCACCGCCGCTGGCTGTGCCGCGAATGGCACGTACGACACGGACTGCTGGAGGCTCACCACCCGCGACGGCACCCAGTACTACTTCGGCCTGAACCAGCTTCCCGGCTGGGCGACCGGAAAACCGACAACGAACTCCACCTTCACCGTGCCCGTGTACGGCAATGACAGTGGTGAGCCGTGCCACGCGGCAACCTTCGCCGCATCAGCGTGCACGCAGGCGTGGCGGTGGAACCTCGACTACGTCGTCGACGCACACAACAACGCCGAAGCGCTTTACTACGACACCGAAACGAACAAGTACTCCCAAAACGGTGGCACCGCCGTGTCATACATTCGCGGTGGCCAGCTCGACCACATCGACTACGGCATGACCGCCGCGACCATTTACTCCGCGAATGCCGCTTCGGACAAGGTCGCCTTCGGCTACGACCAATACGGTCGCTGCTCCGACACCACCCACGCGAACTGCACCACCGAAACCATCACCTCAGCCCCGGTCACGGCCGCGCACCCGACATCGTACCCCGACGTTCCGTTCGACCAGTTCTGCAACGGCAGCACCTGCCCGAACCTGGTCTCTCCGACGTTCTGGACCACCGGGATGCTCGACACCGTCACCACGAAGGTCCTGAAATCTGGCGCGTACAGCAACGTCGATGTCTGGACTCTTGGGCATTCCTTCCCCGACCCGGGCGACGGAACAAACGCTGCGCTCTGGCTTACCCAGGTCGCCCACTCCGGCTACGACGGCGCGAACTCCCTCCCCGAACCGACCACGATGTTCACCGGCGCTACCATGCAAAACCGGGTCTGGGTAATCAATGGGCTCGCACCATTGGACAAGTGGCGGATCTCCTCGATACTGACCTCGACCGGTGCGGTGATCTCGGTGAGCTACTCCGCTCAACAATGCGATGCCACGAGCGCTCCAGCGATCGAGGCGTCACCCCAATCGAACACGAGCAGGTGTTTCCCGCAATGGTGGACACCTCAAATCGTGCCAGCCGTCGCAGCAACTGAGGACCTGTTCCACAAGTACGTGGTCACCAAGGTGATATCGAACCCGAAGACCGGCGGTGACAACGACAAGCCCCAGGAAACCGATTACAACTACACGGGCACACCCGCCTGGCGCTACGACACCTCACCACTCACCCCAGACAGTCAGAAGACCTGGTCGCAGTACGCGGGCTACAACACGGTCGAAATTCGAGTCGGCGACCCCGGCACCCCGGCCAAACAACAAACCACCGACTACACCTTCTACCAAGGCATGGACGGCGACCGCGCGACCGCAACCGGTGGCGCGAAAACCGTGAAGGTCACCGGCAGCACCACCCTCGATGACTCGAGATGGTTCGCCGGCAGCACTCGCGAAGTCAAAGTACTCAACGGTGTCGGAGGCGCTGTCGTTTCCGACACCGTGAATACGCCCTGGGCCGGGCCAATCACCGCCAACGACAACACGCTCACGGCACGAATGACGGGTCAGCAAGAGACCCTGCTCACCGAACCGGTATCCACCGGCGGAAACCGCACCACGGACACCACCACCGGCTACGACAGTGCCTACGGGCTGCCGACCACGGCCAATACCACCACCTCCGACGCGGGAAGCACCTGCACGACCACCAGTTACGCGCCCGCGAACACCACCGCGTGGCTGATCGGGCTTCCAGATGAAACGGCGAAAGTCGGTGTCGCCTGCGCCAACGTCGCAACCGCCGTATACCCGGCGGCCGCGGTCTCGGACACCCGCACGATATACGACAACCTCGCCTGGGCCGCTACCCCCACCAAGGGAGACGCCACCACTACCAAAATCGTCTCCTCTTACACGGGTTCGGCGGCCGCCACCGCCGTGTGGACAACGTCAGGCAAAGCCGCGTACGACAGCCTCGGCCGTACGACATCCACAACCGACATCATGAACCACACCACCACTACCGCCTACACTCCCGCGACATCCGCGGCTGGCTCGGGCGGCCTGACCAAAACAGTCACGACGAACACTCTCGGCTGGACAAACACCGAAACGTTCAACCCGTCCTGGGGTGCCGAAACCTCGGCGACCGACCAGAACGCCAACGTCACCACGGCGACTTATGACCCGCTGGGTCACCGTACAGCAGTCTGGCTACCGACTTGGCCGCAAGCCGCCAACCCTAACACCCCATCGATCAGTTACGCCTACACGCTCTCTCAGACGTCTCCAAATGCGGTCGCCACCACAGTACTGAAGGGAGGGCAAAACGTCGAACAATTCACCCTCTATGACGGCCTTGGCCGTCAAGTGCAAACCCAAGCCGCAAGCTACGGCGGAACACTTGTCACCGACACCGACTACGACGCTGCGGGAATGGTGTATCTGACGAACAATCCTTACAGTGAGCCAACCACTGCGATGTCAGCCGCGCTCTTCATCGGCTATAACGCGCAGAACATCGACTCGTCGGTTTCCACCGACTACGACGGCGCCGGCCGTGCCCTCCACACCATCCTGAACCACGGCGGGGTAGAACGTTACCGCACCACCAATACCTACCTCGGCGCGGACCGTGTCGACACGGTGCCACCCGCGGGCGGCACACCGACCAGCTCGTACACCAACACCCTGGGTGAAAAAACAAGACTAGTCCAATATCTCGCGCCCACGATCAGCGGCACCCAGGAAGCCACCACCTACGGATACAACCCAGGCGGGAACATGACTTCTATGACCGACCCTGCCGGGAATAACTGGACTTGGGCGTTCAATGTGCTCGGCCAGCAGACTCAAGCTGTCGACCCCGACACCGGAACCACCAACAGCACCTACGACCTCGCCGGAAACACCCTCACCACCACAGACAGCCGCGGCATCACCCTCGCGTACTCCTATGACGCCCTGAACAGAAAGACCGGCCAATACCAAAACGCTGTCGGCGCAGCCGGTCTGGAACTCGCCTCCTGGAACTATGACACCGCTACCGGAGGAAAAGGCCAACTGACAAGCTCCAGCAGCTACACCGGTTCAACCGCCGGGAACCCCGGCCTTGCGTACACCGACACCATCAGCGGCTACGACGGCCTCTACGACCCAGCCGGCGAAACCATCAGCATTCCGACCGGCGCGCCTGCGTTCGGCGGAACCACGTACAGCACATCCATGTACTACAAAGTTGACGGGAGCATCGCTGAAAAGGACTACCCTGCCACGGGCGGTATCGCCGGCGAAAGCCTCCGATATCTCTACGACAGTCTCGGGAACACCTATGCCAGCGGCGGCCTGACCACTTATGGCCTCATGTTCTACAGCCCTCTCGGGCAAGTCTCCCAAATCAAGAAAAATGGCACCACAACCCAAACCACCGGGTACGCCTATGACCCATCCAGCGGCGCGACTTCGGAGATCTCCGACTCCACCACTACCGCAGCTGTCACCACCATGCAGTCCGACCGGATGTACACCCACGACAATGCCGGCAACGTCACCTCTGACAAGACCACCGGCACCGCCACAGACACCCAGTGCTACACCTACGACTACCTCCAAGACCTGACCGCTTTCTGGACACCGACCAGCAACAATTGCGCCACCACCCCCACCTCGACCACCATCGGCGGTGCGGCACCGCTCTGGAAGACCTACACCGTCGACCCCGCCACGGGGAACCGCACCAGTGTTGTCGGTCACGCGACCACCGGTACGGGTGTGGATACGACCAAGACGTACACCTACCCGGCAGCAACGACATCGCATCCGCACGCTGTTTCGAACGTCGCTGCAACCACATCGGGCACCACGACGAACCTCGGCTACGGGTACGACAATGCTGGTGACACCACCACACGGCCGGGTCAATCTCTGACGTACACGCCGACCGGGAAGGTCGCGACTGATACCGTCGGCACGTCTGTGCAAACGGACGTGTACGACGCGTCAGGATCCCTGCTGCTGCAAAAGGACTCCAGCAACGGTGCGACTCTGTATCTTGGTGACACGCAGATCAGGATCGCGAACGGTGCGACCGCCCAATCCGTGGTCCGCACCTACGCCCTGAAAGGTATTCCTGTCGCTGAACGTATCAGTGCCGCTGGTTCCACGACGAGTGCGGTGTATTGGCTTGGTAACGACATCGATGGCACTCCCGACCTGGAAACCAACGCCACGACCGGTGTGATAACGCACCGCTATCAAGACCCTTATGGCAACACCCGCGGTGCCGCCGCGACCTGGTCATCACAAAACCAATACCTCGACGACCCGACCTCCGGTCTGACCGGGCTCACCCAGATCGGGGCGCGCGCGTACGATCCCACGATCGGTAAGTTCCTCACCGTCGACGCCGTGCTGTCGCCGTTCATCCCGGCGCAGAATAACGGATACGACTACGCCGGTAATAGCCCGATCACCAACACAGACCCGTCGGGGAACTGCTTCACGATCGATGACTCGATCTGCGCCGGCCACGCGCCCACCAACAGCAAGTACAACCCGGGCGCAAACGATAACCACGGCGGCGGAACACCACCCGCCCCCGGAAACGGCGGTGGTGGCGGCGGGGGCTCGAGCGGGGGCGGGGCACCGGGTGGAACCGTGACTCAGTCAGGCAAGGGCTGCCAAGCCACCGGCACCACAGGATGCCTGTCAACCACCAAAACAGCCACCCCACAACAACTCCAAACCGCACGAACCAACGCCAACCAAGCCATCCAAGGCCTGCTAGCGGTCGGAATCGTTATCGGCGCCCTGTGCGTTACCGCGACCTTCGGACTCTGCACACCAGCTGAAGCCGGCATAGCAGCCGCCGAAGGGGCGGTCGGCGCAGTAGACGTTGCAGAGGGGGTAGAAGCCGGCGGAGGCCAACTCGCTCAAGACGCCGCAGTCAACCCTGCCGCTCCGCGTGAACTTCTGTTGGATAGGCCCGTGGGTGGCAGTGCATCTCAGAATGCGTTCGTTCAGGATCGGATTGGCGCATTGCAAGAGAACGGCGCGACTGAATTTCGCGTCAATCAACAACAGGTTGATCTGAGCGGCAACCGCGTCGGGATAAATAGACCAGACCTGCAATATACGATGAATGGCCAACGGTACTACGAAGAATTTGACGTTCCTCCCTCACTTCGTGCGGCTGGGCATGAACAGAGAATACTTTCGAATGATCCGGATGGGGTTGTGCAACTGTTTGAGGTGAAGTGA
- a CDS encoding tetratricopeptide repeat protein yields MEYLLWLAAAYLGSGKARDAQKIASEHLSTRPDDAEALLILSQAHLQLGEPGRALEAASRVTTLEPDNAAGWRVISKVFSHLSRHYDARFAALTSVRLCLIL; encoded by the coding sequence GTGGAGTATTTGCTTTGGTTGGCAGCTGCTTACTTGGGATCAGGCAAGGCGCGAGATGCCCAGAAAATAGCGTCGGAGCACTTGTCGACGCGACCAGATGACGCTGAGGCATTGTTGATTCTCAGTCAAGCTCATCTTCAGTTGGGGGAACCTGGGCGAGCACTGGAGGCGGCGTCGCGTGTCACGACACTTGAGCCGGACAACGCCGCGGGATGGCGGGTCATCTCGAAGGTGTTCTCGCATCTGAGCCGCCATTACGACGCTCGTTTCGCTGCGCTGACGTCCGTGCGGTTATGCCTAATACTGTAA